Proteins encoded in a region of the Oncorhynchus gorbuscha isolate QuinsamMale2020 ecotype Even-year linkage group LG16, OgorEven_v1.0, whole genome shotgun sequence genome:
- the LOC124000123 gene encoding hemoglobin subunit beta-1 has protein sequence MVEWTDAEKSTISAVWGKVDINEVGPLALGRVLIVYPWTQRYFGSFGDVSTPAAIMGNPKVAAHGKVVCGALDKAVKNMGNILATYKSLSETHANKLFVDPDNFRVLADVLTIVIAAKFGAAFTPEIQATWQKFMKVVVAAMGSRYF, from the exons AAGAGCACCATCAGTGCTGTCTGGGGCAAAGTAGATATCAATGAGGTCGGACCACTGGCTCTGGGAAG AGTCCTGATCGTCTACCCCTGGACTCAGCGTTATTTCGGCTCTTTCGGAGATGTATCAACTCCCGCAGCAATCATGGGCAACCCCAAAGTTGCTGCTCACGGCAAGGTCGTGTGTGGAGCTCTGGATAAAGCTGTGAAGAACATGGGCAACATCTTGGCCACATACAAGTCACTGAGCGAGACCCACGCTAACAAACTCTTCGTCGACCCTGACAATTTCAGG GTGTTGGCTGACGTCCTCACAATTGTCATTGCCGCCAAGTTCGGAGCCGCTTTCACTCCTGAAATTCAGGCAACCTGGCAGAAGTTCATGAAAGTGGTTGTCGCAGCCATGGGCAGTCGGTACTTCTAA